The Mangrovibacterium diazotrophicum DNA window TTTTTTCAACGCCACCAAAAATCCATAAAAGCATATCGAAGAAGTGAATTCCGATGTTGCAAACAAGTCCGCCTGATTTCAGGTCATCGCCTTTCCAGCTTTCAAAGTACCATTTTCCCCTGGAGGTAATGTAAGTCAGGTCGATGTCGAAGATCTTATCTTGCGGGCCGTTGTCAACTTTCCTTTTTAACGCTACGATCGCCGGGTGCAAGCGGAGCTGAAGGATGTTGTAAACTGTTTTGCCACTTTGCTCCTGCGCTTTTTCAATGGCTTCGAGCTCGCCGGGGTTCAGTACCATCGGTTTTTCGCAAATCACGTCGGTGTCGGCGTGCAAAGCTGTTTGAATGTGCATAGCGTGCAGGTAATTGGGACTGCAGATGCTGGTAATATCAACCCTGTGGTCGATGATGTATTGTTCAAATTGGCAGAAGTCGGTGAAAAATTCGGTGTCCGGGAAATACTGGTCCAGTCTTCCAACTACGTCAAAGGGGTCGGTTGCTGCGATCAGGCGGTTTCCGGTTTCACGGATGGCTTTTAAGTGTCGTTCGGCGACAAATCCTGCCGCACCAATGAGGGCGAAGTTTTTCATATTCGATATCTCTGTTGTCTCGCCGCAAAGGCGGAGAGAAGTATTTTATCTAAATTGAACGTCGGGTTTGGCGGTTCGTGTTAGAGTTTGTATACTTTTTCTGAAGGTTCTTTGATTGCGTTCCTCAAATCTACAATCAACCGTGAGTTATTCAAAATAAAAGTTGGATTGAATACATCATGATTGGTGCTGATGACCACGCAATCGGCATTTTGTAATAGTTTTTCAGTGAGGTCTTCCGATTTTAGCGTGTCGCTGCCCGGCGTTTCAAGCTCCGGAACGAATGGGTCATGATAACTAACCAATCCCCCTTTCTGTCGAACTTCCTCTATGATTTTCAACGCTGGCGATTCGCGGTAGTCGTCGATATTTGCTTTGTAAGCGACGCCCAGAAAAAGGATTCGGCTTCCGTTGATTGCTTTTTGGTGACTGTTTAGGGCGGAAGTAATCTTGATCGTCATCCGGTGGGCCATCATATTATTAATGTGTCCGGCGGTATTGATCATGCTGAGGTCGAAGCCAAATTTCTTCGCAATGTATTCCAGGTAGAAGGGGTCGAGCGGAATGCAGTGACCGCCAATTCCGGGGCCGGGGTAAAAAGCCTGAAATCCGTAAGGCTTGGTTTTGGCCGCTTCAATCACCTCCCAGATGTCGATTTCCATCTTTCCGCAGAGCAAGGCCAACTCATTAATCAGGCTGATGTTGACCAGGCGGTAGGTGTTTTCCAGGATCTTCACCATTTCGGCAACTTTTGGCGAACTCACGGGGTGAACTTCGTCAATGATTTTTTGGTAGAGTGCCTGGCCGATTTCCAGGCCTTCGTTGGTAAGGGCGCCAATTACTTTAGGTGTATTCCGGGTTTGGTATTCTGAGTTGCCTGGATCAACGCGTTCTGGCGAAAAGGCCAGCCAGAAATCCTCGCCGTGTTTGAACCCGGATTGGCTCTCGAGTATTGGGCGCACAAAATCTTCGGTTGTTGTTGGGTAGGTTGTGCTTTCCAGGCAAATGAATGTCCCTGGCTTCATGTTCGCCGCAATCGCTTCGCAGGCATGTTGAATGAAGCTCATGTCGGGTTTTCGGAATTGGTCCAGCGGCGTGGGAACACAAATGAAAATAACATCGAAAGTTGATAGTTGGG harbors:
- a CDS encoding Gfo/Idh/MocA family oxidoreductase; the protein is MKNFALIGAAGFVAERHLKAIRETGNRLIAATDPFDVVGRLDQYFPDTEFFTDFCQFEQYIIDHRVDITSICSPNYLHAMHIQTALHADTDVICEKPMVLNPGELEAIEKAQEQSGKTVYNILQLRLHPAIVALKRKVDNGPQDKIFDIDLTYITSRGKWYFESWKGDDLKSGGLVCNIGIHFFDMLLWIFGGVEKSQVHLNERDKAAGTLQLKKANVRWYLSLDYNDIPNPIKQLGKRTYRSLVINNEEFEFSEGFTDLHTLSYRSILDGSGFKPRDAKTSILLTHEIRNSLAQRATATEHHPLLSK
- a CDS encoding nucleotide sugar dehydrogenase yields the protein MNPKDLIIQKIEASVEQIAVIGLGEIGLRLAFAFAAEGLSVTGFETSEKRISQVNAGENYLRDLDCTQFKELVSSGRLKASSDFSQLSTFDVIFICVPTPLDQFRKPDMSFIQHACEAIAANMKPGTFICLESTTYPTTTEDFVRPILESQSGFKHGEDFWLAFSPERVDPGNSEYQTRNTPKVIGALTNEGLEIGQALYQKIIDEVHPVSSPKVAEMVKILENTYRLVNISLINELALLCGKMEIDIWEVIEAAKTKPYGFQAFYPGPGIGGHCIPLDPFYLEYIAKKFGFDLSMINTAGHINNMMAHRMTIKITSALNSHQKAINGSRILFLGVAYKANIDDYRESPALKIIEEVRQKGGLVSYHDPFVPELETPGSDTLKSEDLTEKLLQNADCVVISTNHDVFNPTFILNNSRLIVDLRNAIKEPSEKVYKL